The following are encoded together in the Variovorax sp. PBS-H4 genome:
- a CDS encoding S-adenosylmethionine decarboxylase family protein has product MHGLHLTADLHDCRCEMRWLVDAQDLGVACVEAVEAVGLQAVGTLFHPFPPGPRGPGGVTATVLLAESHLCVHTWPEQRSATLDVYVCNFGADHSARARALMAALEALFVPGRAERHVLQRGAIQAELGQ; this is encoded by the coding sequence ATGCATGGCTTGCACCTGACCGCAGATCTCCACGATTGCCGTTGCGAGATGCGTTGGCTGGTCGACGCGCAGGACCTGGGCGTCGCATGCGTGGAGGCGGTCGAAGCGGTGGGCCTGCAGGCCGTGGGCACGCTGTTCCATCCCTTTCCGCCGGGTCCGCGTGGCCCGGGCGGCGTGACGGCCACCGTGCTGCTGGCCGAGTCGCACCTGTGCGTCCACACCTGGCCCGAGCAGCGCAGTGCGACGCTCGATGTGTATGTCTGCAATTTCGGCGCCGACCACTCGGCCAGGGCGAGGGCGCTGATGGCGGCGCTGGAGGCGTTGTTCGTGCCCGGCCGCGCGGAGCGGCATGTATTGCAGCGCGGCGCGATCCAGGCGGAGCTTGGCCAGTGA
- a CDS encoding nucleotidyltransferase family protein, protein MILAAGRGERMRPLTDVQPKPLLEVHGRPLMQWPMEALAAGGFAQLVVNTAWLGEQIAMRFGPRHAASDIVYSHEGRDFGGALETAGGIVRALPLLGAVFWVLAGDVFAPDFVFSQAAVDRFVGAGRLAHLWLVPNPPHNPAGDFGISPDGLALNDASAKHTFSTIGLYRAALFAPPYCHIAAGNPDGVKAPLAPVLRAAIGDGLVSAELYRGAWTDVGTPERLAALNAERKRPAQGGPEHR, encoded by the coding sequence ATGATCCTCGCCGCGGGGCGCGGCGAACGCATGCGGCCGTTGACCGACGTGCAGCCCAAGCCCCTGCTCGAGGTGCATGGCAGGCCGCTGATGCAATGGCCCATGGAGGCGCTGGCCGCCGGCGGATTCGCGCAGCTGGTGGTCAACACCGCCTGGCTGGGCGAACAGATTGCGATGCGCTTCGGACCGCGCCACGCCGCTTCCGACATCGTCTATTCGCACGAGGGGCGGGACTTCGGAGGTGCGCTCGAGACGGCGGGCGGCATCGTGCGCGCGCTGCCGCTGCTGGGAGCTGTGTTCTGGGTACTCGCGGGCGACGTGTTCGCGCCGGATTTCGTGTTCAGCCAAGCGGCGGTGGACCGCTTTGTGGGAGCCGGGCGTCTCGCACACCTGTGGCTGGTACCGAATCCGCCGCACAACCCAGCCGGCGACTTCGGGATCTCGCCAGACGGGCTGGCATTGAACGATGCGTCGGCAAAGCACACCTTCTCGACCATCGGCCTGTACCGTGCCGCACTCTTTGCGCCGCCTTATTGCCACATTGCGGCCGGCAATCCCGATGGCGTCAAGGCGCCGCTCGCGCCCGTGCTGCGCGCGGCGATCGGCGACGGCCTGGTCAGCGCCGAGCTCTACAGGGGCGCCTGGACCGACGTCGGGACGCCCGAGCGACTGGCTGCGTTGAATGCGGAAAGAAAACGGCCCGCACAAGGCGGGCCGGAGCATCGCTAG
- a CDS encoding aminopeptidase P N-terminal domain-containing protein: MTANHQSSRRKELSSYLGADAVAIIPTAPERPRNRDSDFPFRHDSYFYYLTGFSEPNSCLVLTSEGHATLFCAPKDLEREIWDGYRLGPDAAPAALGVDESFSVEELDSRMPKLLENKRTVWYPFATHKGLESRVDGWLSAVRARVRYGALCPDEQRDLCGPLDEMRLIKDAHEQDTMRRAAQISARAHVRAMQQSARMLREGQDVREYHLDAELLHEFRLGGSQYPAYTSIVAAGANACVLHYRADVAPVRDGELVLIDAGCELDGYASDITRTFPANGVFTGPQRALYELVLESQDAAVAATRAGARFNDPHDATVKVLSQGMLDLGLLDANKVGGVDDVIEKRAYFAFYMHRTGHWLGMDVHDCGSYVEPAQASEVSERRDPLSNELIKNRPSRILKPGMVLTIEPGLYVRPGEGVPERFHNIGIRIEDDAIVTQTGCELISRGVPVKPDEIEALMRA, encoded by the coding sequence ATGACCGCAAATCATCAAAGCTCCCGGCGCAAGGAACTTTCTTCTTATCTGGGCGCCGACGCGGTAGCCATCATCCCGACGGCACCCGAGCGGCCGCGCAATCGCGACTCGGATTTCCCGTTCCGGCACGACAGCTACTTCTATTACCTGACGGGCTTCAGCGAGCCCAATTCCTGCCTGGTGCTCACAAGCGAAGGGCATGCCACCCTGTTCTGCGCCCCGAAAGACCTCGAGCGCGAAATCTGGGACGGCTATCGCCTCGGTCCGGACGCTGCACCGGCGGCGCTCGGCGTCGACGAGTCTTTTTCGGTCGAAGAACTCGACAGCCGCATGCCGAAGCTTCTCGAAAACAAGAGGACTGTCTGGTACCCCTTCGCGACGCACAAGGGTCTGGAGTCGCGCGTCGACGGCTGGCTGTCGGCGGTGCGTGCCAGGGTCCGTTATGGCGCGCTGTGCCCCGATGAACAGCGCGACTTGTGCGGACCGCTGGATGAAATGCGGCTGATCAAGGATGCCCACGAGCAGGACACGATGCGCCGCGCGGCACAGATCAGTGCGCGGGCGCATGTTCGCGCGATGCAGCAGTCGGCGCGCATGCTGCGTGAAGGCCAGGACGTGCGCGAGTACCACCTCGATGCGGAACTGCTGCACGAGTTTCGCCTGGGCGGCTCGCAGTACCCGGCCTACACCTCCATCGTGGCCGCCGGTGCCAACGCCTGCGTGCTGCACTACCGCGCCGACGTGGCGCCCGTGCGCGACGGCGAACTGGTGCTGATCGACGCCGGCTGCGAGCTGGACGGCTACGCGAGCGACATCACTCGCACCTTTCCGGCGAACGGCGTCTTCACCGGCCCGCAGCGAGCCTTGTACGAGCTGGTGCTGGAAAGCCAAGACGCTGCCGTGGCTGCAACGAGAGCAGGCGCTCGCTTCAACGACCCCCACGATGCCACGGTGAAGGTGCTGTCACAGGGCATGCTGGACCTGGGACTGCTGGACGCCAACAAGGTGGGCGGCGTCGACGACGTGATCGAGAAGCGCGCCTACTTCGCCTTCTACATGCACCGCACCGGCCATTGGCTGGGCATGGACGTGCACGATTGCGGCAGCTATGTGGAGCCCGCGCAGGCGAGCGAGGTCAGCGAGCGCAGGGACCCGCTGTCGAACGAGCTCATCAAGAACCGCCCCAGCCGCATCCTGAAGCCGGGCATGGTGCTGACCATCGAGCCGGGCCTCTACGTGCGGCCGGGTGAAGGCGTGCCGGAGCGGTTCCACAACATCGGCATCCGCATCGAAGACGACGCGATCGTGACGCAAACGGGCTGCGAGCTGATCTCACGGGGTGTCCCGGTCAAGCCGGACGAGATCGAGGCTCTGATGCGGGCCTAA
- a CDS encoding AAA family ATPase, which yields MPVLHLIAGPNGAGKSTLYRYLIQPRYPQLPFVNADLHEREELGHIRHAVRRSEAARTWADAQRKAHLDAGRAFVSETVFSHPSKLQLIAEARALGFEIALYVVCLDDPRQLLERVQQRVHEGGHDVPADKILTRYPRTLENLRIAVREVQLALLFDAADTETGGPHLVASVVGGQVRPRGPWLPAWARQVLRPAEVG from the coding sequence ATGCCTGTTCTCCACCTGATCGCCGGCCCGAACGGTGCCGGCAAATCGACGCTCTACCGGTACCTGATCCAGCCGCGCTACCCGCAGCTGCCTTTCGTCAATGCCGACCTGCACGAGCGCGAAGAGCTCGGTCACATTCGCCATGCGGTACGGCGCTCCGAGGCCGCGCGAACGTGGGCTGACGCCCAGCGCAAGGCCCACCTGGACGCTGGTCGCGCCTTCGTCAGCGAGACGGTTTTTTCACATCCTTCCAAGCTGCAGCTCATTGCAGAGGCGCGAGCCCTGGGTTTCGAGATCGCGCTCTACGTGGTTTGCCTCGACGATCCGCGGCAGCTCTTGGAGCGGGTTCAGCAGCGCGTGCACGAGGGCGGCCATGACGTGCCCGCGGACAAGATCCTGACGCGCTACCCGCGCACGCTCGAGAACCTGCGCATTGCCGTGCGCGAGGTGCAACTCGCCCTGTTGTTCGACGCCGCAGACACCGAGACCGGCGGGCCCCACCTGGTCGCCTCCGTCGTCGGTGGCCAGGTCCGCCCTCGCGGGCCGTGGCTCCCTGCCTGGGCGCGCCAGGTTTTGAGGCCTGCCGAGGTGGGTTAG
- a CDS encoding TA system antitoxin ParD family protein: MPTPTPFASVKLPAALVDKARDAAQPLRRSVAGQIEYWATLGRALEQTGLSIQDSQALIAREEGARYAVAAEVPPVLSPELGALHGHVLALAQSGALAERAKAAVAENRAKSQSRPRSRRAA, from the coding sequence ATGCCTACGCCAACCCCCTTCGCTTCCGTCAAGCTACCGGCCGCGCTGGTGGACAAGGCGCGCGATGCAGCCCAGCCCCTGCGCCGCTCGGTGGCGGGCCAGATCGAGTACTGGGCCACGCTCGGGCGCGCACTGGAGCAGACCGGCCTCTCCATCCAGGACAGCCAGGCATTGATCGCGCGCGAGGAAGGAGCGCGGTACGCCGTTGCCGCGGAGGTGCCGCCGGTGCTGTCGCCCGAACTCGGCGCCCTGCACGGCCACGTGCTGGCCCTCGCCCAGTCCGGCGCACTGGCCGAGCGAGCCAAGGCTGCTGTGGCCGAGAACCGCGCCAAGTCGCAAAGCCGTCCGCGCAGCCGCCGCGCGGCCTGA
- a CDS encoding FAD-dependent oxidoreductase, which yields MKRRAFLGAAALTLGGCGARHEIEGGFTGIDIARGHAMRDQAWRRGEAPSITHRTRVVIAGGGIAGLAAARALRLAGIEDFVLLELEDQAGGNSRGGEVGGIACPLGAHYLPLPGHEAHEVQDLLEEFGLRQRVAGRWEYEERHLCHSPQERLFFQGAWQDGLLPVQGMHERTLAQYRLFARRVDALRREARFAIPTLRAPLMPRLLELDALPFAAWLEREGLDDPQLRWYLDYCCRDDYGAGSAHVSAWAGIHYFASRHGFHAPGDEDAERDAVLTWPEGNGWLSRRLAAPLGDRLKTGHGVLRIAETRAGVEVEAFDAIAGARVRWQAERCIVALPAFIAGRVVENAPALLRDAASALHHAPWLVANVHLREPLADRPGAAPSWDNVVYGTRGLGYVDARHQALDPTPGATVLSWYRPLGPSAYDGADARRLLLDRPWSGWRDELLAELSLPHPDLAALATRIEITRYGHAMAIPAPGLLARLGARERIVSGRLAFAHSDWSGYSIFEEAFVRGHLAAA from the coding sequence ATGAAGCGCCGCGCATTCCTCGGTGCCGCCGCCCTGACGCTCGGCGGCTGCGGCGCGCGGCACGAGATCGAAGGGGGCTTCACCGGGATCGATATCGCGCGGGGCCACGCAATGCGCGACCAGGCGTGGCGCCGCGGCGAGGCGCCCTCGATCACGCATCGCACGCGCGTCGTCATCGCCGGCGGAGGCATTGCCGGGCTGGCGGCTGCGCGCGCCCTGCGCTTGGCCGGCATCGAGGACTTCGTGCTGCTTGAACTCGAGGACCAGGCCGGCGGCAACAGCCGGGGCGGCGAGGTCGGCGGCATCGCCTGCCCTCTCGGTGCCCATTACTTGCCGCTGCCGGGTCACGAGGCCCACGAGGTGCAGGACCTGCTCGAGGAGTTCGGCTTGCGCCAGCGTGTGGCGGGCCGCTGGGAGTACGAGGAACGTCACCTCTGCCACAGCCCCCAGGAACGCCTTTTCTTCCAGGGCGCCTGGCAGGACGGCTTGCTGCCCGTGCAGGGCATGCACGAACGCACCCTGGCGCAGTACCGGCTGTTCGCGAGGCGCGTGGATGCCCTGCGGCGCGAAGCGCGCTTCGCCATTCCGACGCTGCGCGCGCCGCTCATGCCGCGCCTGCTGGAACTGGATGCCTTGCCGTTCGCGGCCTGGCTCGAACGCGAAGGCCTCGACGATCCGCAGCTGCGCTGGTACCTGGACTATTGCTGCCGTGACGACTACGGTGCCGGCAGCGCGCACGTCTCGGCCTGGGCCGGCATCCACTATTTCGCGAGCCGGCACGGCTTCCATGCGCCGGGCGATGAGGACGCCGAGCGCGACGCGGTGCTGACCTGGCCCGAGGGCAATGGCTGGCTGTCCCGGCGGCTTGCGGCGCCGCTGGGGGATCGCCTGAAGACCGGCCATGGGGTGCTGCGCATTGCCGAGACACGCGCGGGCGTCGAGGTCGAAGCCTTCGATGCGATCGCCGGGGCCCGGGTGCGTTGGCAGGCCGAGCGCTGCATCGTCGCGCTGCCGGCCTTCATCGCCGGCCGCGTGGTGGAGAACGCCCCTGCGCTCTTGCGCGACGCCGCCAGCGCGTTGCACCATGCACCGTGGCTGGTGGCCAACGTGCACCTCCGCGAGCCGCTGGCCGACCGGCCCGGCGCGGCTCCGAGCTGGGACAACGTGGTCTACGGTACACGTGGGCTTGGCTATGTCGATGCGCGCCACCAGGCGCTGGATCCGACGCCGGGCGCCACCGTGCTGAGCTGGTACCGGCCGCTCGGCCCCAGCGCGTACGATGGCGCGGACGCCCGGCGCCTGCTGCTGGATCGACCCTGGAGCGGCTGGCGCGACGAACTGCTGGCCGAGCTGTCACTGCCTCATCCGGATCTTGCCGCGCTCGCCACCCGCATCGAGATCACGCGTTACGGCCACGCCATGGCCATTCCGGCGCCCGGACTGCTCGCCCGGCTTGGCGCGCGCGAGCGTATCGTCTCCGGCCGCCTTGCCTTTGCGCACAGCGACTGGTCAGGGTATTCGATCTTCGAGGAAGCCTTTGTGCGCGGGCACCTTGCCGCGGCCTGA
- a CDS encoding polyamine aminopropyltransferase — MSEAALDPAPGPSAAARGPQPVEIALLASVFVVAACGLVYELSAAALSSYLLGDSVLQFSTIIGTYLFAMGVGSWLSRYFERQLPAHFLRIELMVALVGGALPALLFIANAYIPGAFRLLLYGLVLVVGTLVGLEIPLVMRILRRNVMLKDLVSQVLTFDYLGALAVSVAFPLLLVPQLGMIRTGLLFGLMNAAVALWALWLFRHELRRVGAHALACALALAALAAAFVFAGHITTLAEDKFYQDRIVFSESSPYQRIVVTRGGAGHRLFLNGNLQFAERDEYRYHEALVHPAMAAQGAPKKVAVLGGGDGMAVREILKYASVESITLVELDPNMTRLFSEHETLAALNAGALKSPKVRIVNTDAFQWLQQTGDMFDVIVVDFPDPTNFAIGKLYTNSFYALLDKRLAASGYAVIQTTSPLIARKSFWTVVATVESVGLVATPYHAHVPSFGEWGFVVAGRRPYRLPQALPEGLRFLTLPALPQLFEFPRDMARVPAEVNRLSNQTLVTTYEQEWGKVVGHGG; from the coding sequence ATGAGCGAGGCAGCCTTGGACCCGGCTCCAGGTCCGTCTGCGGCGGCGCGCGGCCCGCAGCCAGTCGAGATCGCGCTGCTCGCCAGCGTGTTCGTGGTCGCGGCCTGCGGGCTGGTGTACGAGCTGAGCGCCGCGGCGCTCAGCTCGTACCTGCTGGGCGACTCGGTGCTGCAGTTCAGCACCATCATCGGCACCTATCTGTTCGCGATGGGCGTGGGCTCCTGGCTCTCGCGCTACTTCGAGCGGCAGCTGCCGGCGCACTTCCTGCGCATCGAGCTGATGGTGGCGCTGGTCGGCGGTGCTCTGCCCGCGCTGCTCTTCATCGCCAACGCCTACATTCCCGGCGCCTTTCGCCTGCTGCTCTACGGCCTGGTGCTGGTGGTCGGCACGCTGGTCGGCCTCGAGATCCCGCTGGTGATGCGCATCCTGCGCCGCAACGTGATGCTCAAGGACCTGGTCTCGCAGGTGCTGACCTTCGATTACCTGGGCGCGTTGGCGGTGTCGGTCGCCTTCCCGCTGCTGCTCGTGCCCCAGCTCGGCATGATCCGCACCGGGCTGCTCTTCGGCCTCATGAACGCGGCGGTGGCACTGTGGGCGCTGTGGCTCTTCAGGCACGAGCTGCGCCGCGTGGGCGCGCATGCGCTGGCCTGCGCGCTGGCGCTGGCCGCTCTGGCCGCCGCCTTCGTGTTCGCGGGGCACATCACGACGCTGGCGGAAGACAAGTTCTATCAAGACCGCATCGTCTTCAGCGAGAGCTCGCCCTACCAGCGCATCGTCGTCACGCGCGGCGGCGCCGGGCACCGGCTCTTCCTCAACGGCAACCTGCAGTTCGCCGAGCGCGACGAGTACCGCTATCACGAGGCTCTCGTGCATCCCGCCATGGCGGCGCAGGGCGCACCGAAGAAGGTGGCCGTGCTCGGCGGTGGCGACGGCATGGCAGTGCGTGAGATCCTCAAGTACGCCTCGGTGGAGAGCATCACGCTCGTCGAGCTCGATCCGAACATGACGCGGCTGTTCAGCGAACACGAGACGCTGGCGGCCCTCAACGCTGGCGCGCTCAAGTCGCCGAAGGTACGGATCGTCAACACCGACGCCTTCCAGTGGCTGCAGCAGACCGGCGATATGTTCGACGTGATCGTGGTCGACTTTCCCGATCCCACCAATTTTGCGATCGGCAAGCTCTACACGAATTCGTTCTACGCCTTGCTCGACAAGCGGTTGGCCGCCAGCGGCTATGCCGTGATCCAGACGACCTCGCCATTGATTGCTCGCAAGAGTTTCTGGACGGTGGTCGCCACCGTCGAGTCGGTCGGCCTGGTGGCGACGCCCTACCATGCGCACGTGCCCAGCTTCGGCGAATGGGGCTTCGTGGTGGCGGGCCGCAGGCCTTACCGGTTGCCACAGGCCCTGCCTGAGGGGCTGCGCTTCCTGACCCTTCCGGCGCTGCCCCAGCTGTTCGAGTTCCCGCGTGACATGGCGCGCGTGCCGGCCGAAGTGAACCGGCTGTCCAACCAGACCCTGGTGACGACCTACGAGCAGGAGTGGGGCAAGGTCGTCGGTCACGGCGGATGA
- a CDS encoding DUF350 domain-containing protein, with product MFGIEWLRPAAFLGSILYALIGVLMFWITFVLIDKLTPYDLWQEIVEKQNVALGVVVAAMSLGISIIVAAAIH from the coding sequence ATGTTTGGAATTGAATGGCTAAGGCCCGCGGCCTTCCTGGGCTCGATCCTCTACGCGCTGATCGGCGTGCTGATGTTCTGGATTACCTTCGTTCTCATCGACAAGCTAACGCCCTACGACCTGTGGCAGGAGATCGTCGAGAAGCAGAACGTGGCGCTCGGCGTGGTCGTGGCCGCGATGAGCCTGGGCATCAGCATCATCGTCGCCGCCGCGATCCACTGA
- a CDS encoding DUF4178 domain-containing protein: protein MVTDSSQQRYYRAPCPGCGAPVEFRSAQSTHAVCPYCQSTVVRQGDTLARTGKMAELFDDFSPLQLFAAGRIQDQPFTLVGRLQYSYDGGRWTEWIAALDAERSGILSEDNGAFVFSLPYELQRTAPPSAELRVGATTAFNGQSYTVASNEQVRLVSAQGELPRLPELGQPFAAVELRNDQGQVLSLDYDTQPPGAYLGRAVQLEDLQLTGLRDESAKEEKGRSFNCPNCGSPVNVNFAESKSVTCRACNSIIDLTQGIGGELRHAVQDEPVQPLIPIGATGQLQGAQWQVVGFQHRMGVAPGDDEHFGWNEYLLYNKKRGFNFLVDAEDGWSLVKPTTGAPTMAENGSRATYLGKVYQQQYAYNAETSYVAGEFYWQVERGQKTFNRDFASGSALLSMERSAKELTWSSGSKIDSAAVAAAFKLDGKKDMFKRGDALPVSAAGKLGCGTIILIIVVILILLIILSTCTSSSGGSRSSGGSYGGYSSGGGHK, encoded by the coding sequence GTGGTCACTGACTCTTCCCAGCAGCGCTACTACCGCGCGCCCTGCCCCGGCTGTGGCGCGCCGGTCGAATTCCGGTCGGCGCAATCCACCCATGCGGTCTGCCCCTATTGCCAGAGCACCGTCGTGCGCCAGGGCGACACGCTCGCCCGCACCGGCAAGATGGCGGAGCTGTTCGACGATTTCAGCCCGTTGCAGCTGTTCGCCGCCGGGCGCATCCAGGACCAGCCCTTCACGCTCGTCGGGCGGCTGCAGTACAGCTACGACGGCGGCCGCTGGACCGAGTGGATTGCCGCGCTCGACGCCGAACGCAGCGGCATCCTGAGCGAGGACAACGGCGCCTTCGTCTTCTCGCTGCCGTATGAGTTGCAGCGCACGGCCCCCCCTTCGGCCGAGTTGCGCGTGGGCGCGACCACGGCCTTCAATGGCCAGAGCTACACGGTAGCGTCGAACGAGCAGGTCCGGTTGGTCTCCGCCCAAGGCGAGCTGCCGCGCCTGCCCGAGCTTGGCCAGCCCTTCGCCGCGGTCGAGCTGCGCAATGACCAGGGGCAGGTGCTGAGCCTCGACTACGACACCCAGCCGCCCGGCGCCTACCTGGGTCGCGCGGTGCAGCTCGAGGACCTGCAGCTGACCGGACTGCGCGACGAATCGGCCAAGGAGGAAAAGGGCCGCAGCTTCAACTGCCCGAACTGCGGCTCGCCGGTCAACGTCAACTTTGCCGAGAGCAAGAGCGTCACCTGCCGCGCCTGCAACAGCATCATCGACCTGACGCAGGGTATCGGGGGCGAGCTGCGTCACGCCGTGCAGGACGAGCCGGTGCAGCCGCTGATTCCCATTGGGGCCACGGGCCAGTTGCAAGGCGCGCAGTGGCAGGTGGTCGGGTTCCAGCACCGCATGGGTGTCGCGCCCGGCGACGACGAGCATTTCGGGTGGAACGAGTACCTGCTCTACAACAAGAAGCGCGGCTTCAATTTCCTGGTCGATGCCGAGGATGGCTGGAGCCTGGTCAAGCCCACGACCGGTGCGCCCACCATGGCCGAGAACGGCTCGCGCGCCACCTACCTGGGCAAGGTCTACCAGCAGCAGTACGCGTACAACGCCGAGACCAGCTACGTGGCGGGCGAGTTCTATTGGCAGGTCGAGCGCGGGCAGAAGACCTTCAATCGCGACTTTGCCAGCGGCAGCGCACTGCTGTCGATGGAGCGCTCGGCCAAGGAGCTGACCTGGTCTTCCGGCAGCAAGATCGACAGTGCCGCGGTGGCGGCCGCCTTCAAGCTCGACGGCAAGAAGGACATGTTCAAGCGCGGCGACGCGCTGCCGGTCAGCGCGGCCGGCAAGCTCGGCTGCGGCACCATCATTCTGATCATCGTGGTGATCCTCATCCTCTTGATCATCCTGAGCACCTGCACCAGCAGCTCCGGCGGCTCGCGCAGCTCGGGCGGCTCCTATGGCGGCTATTCCAGTGGCGGCGGCCACAAATGA
- a CDS encoding SPFH domain-containing protein, which yields MALMDFIKKQFIDIIQWTETGDGTLAWRFPMAEMEIQNGASLTVRESQVAVFVNEGQVADVFGPGMYKLTTQTLPVLTYLKNWDKLFESPFKSDVYFFSTRQQVDQKWGTPQPITIRDKDFGAVRLRAFGNYSFRIGDAKRFHTEISGTRDIYTVADLDGQLRGLVLQNISNAIASSGVPFLDLAANQIQFAQALAAQLVPEFAKIGIQLEAITVQNVSLPEELQKILDQKIGMGMVGNDMGKFMQYQTAQAIPKFAEGSGQGSGIAGDAMGLGAGVALGQVLAQNLQQGLNPANAAPAAAAQQQPSVAVINPADVMTTLEKLGELKTKGILTQEEFDAKKAELLKKLV from the coding sequence ATGGCGCTGATGGATTTCATCAAGAAGCAGTTCATCGACATCATCCAGTGGACCGAGACTGGAGACGGGACGCTGGCCTGGCGCTTTCCGATGGCGGAAATGGAAATCCAGAACGGCGCCTCGCTGACGGTTCGCGAATCGCAGGTCGCGGTCTTCGTCAACGAAGGCCAGGTTGCCGACGTGTTCGGCCCGGGCATGTACAAGCTGACGACCCAGACGCTACCGGTCCTCACCTACCTCAAGAACTGGGACAAGCTCTTCGAGTCGCCTTTCAAGAGCGACGTCTATTTCTTCAGCACCCGCCAGCAGGTCGACCAGAAATGGGGCACGCCCCAGCCGATCACGATCCGCGACAAGGATTTCGGCGCCGTGCGCCTGCGCGCCTTCGGCAACTACAGCTTCCGCATCGGCGACGCCAAGCGCTTCCATACCGAGATCTCGGGCACGCGAGACATCTACACGGTGGCCGACCTCGACGGCCAGCTGCGTGGGCTGGTGCTGCAGAACATCAGCAACGCCATCGCCTCAAGCGGCGTGCCCTTCCTCGACCTGGCTGCCAACCAGATCCAGTTCGCGCAGGCGCTGGCGGCGCAGCTGGTGCCCGAGTTCGCCAAGATCGGCATTCAGCTCGAGGCCATCACGGTGCAGAACGTCTCGCTGCCGGAGGAGCTGCAGAAGATCCTCGACCAGAAGATCGGCATGGGCATGGTAGGCAACGACATGGGCAAGTTCATGCAGTACCAGACGGCCCAGGCGATACCGAAATTCGCCGAAGGCTCAGGCCAGGGCAGCGGCATTGCCGGCGACGCGATGGGCCTCGGTGCCGGCGTGGCACTGGGCCAGGTGCTGGCGCAAAACCTGCAGCAAGGACTCAACCCGGCCAACGCTGCCCCCGCGGCGGCAGCGCAGCAGCAACCCAGCGTCGCGGTGATCAACCCGGCCGACGTGATGACCACGCTCGAAAAGCTCGGTGAGCTCAAGACCAAGGGCATCCTCACGCAGGAAGAATTCGACGCCAAGAAGGCGGAACTGCTGAAGAAGCTGGTCTGA